ACGTTTAAACGTTCTAATTTGTTCGAAACCTAATAATCTGATTTTTTGATTTGGTGTTGAAGTAATAGAGACACATTTGGTTGAGAAGCAGCAGTGCAAGGTGAGCGTGTGTGGGAGGTTTGTACCAGCAGATGTTGCCATAAAGTTGGGGAAAAAGATGAACCGAAGAGTTGAAGTTATGGAAATCCAAGAGTCAGATGGCAGCAACGAACAAATGGAGCAAAGGGCTATGATTACTACCAGTAGACCACACCAATTATATTGCTACTAGTAATTGGCAACAATTCAAATGTCCTTTTTTTTCATTACTTGTTTAGAATGTCAATGCTCCAATAAAACCTCTTGTGAGGGAAATTGTTCATTGTGCTGAAAACACTGTTCGGTACACAAAGTATTATAATATAATTGGTACTGGAAAAAAACTTATTATAACACTTGATGTACTGCATAGTATCTgggcacactgaaaaatttatGCAAATGCAAAAGGGTAATACGagggaaactaaatttgcaaactaaataatgtgtcactaatagaaaTGAACACATTTATCACAgcttaagtaataaatcaatcatcaacttctatgtcttttagttttccaattttgtctgtaaatttaattttcctagTATTACCCAATGCAAAACGAAAcacttttttttgggtaaatataGGCCCAAAAATCTAAAGTATCGGCCCAATAAATAGATCAAAAAGTAATAGAAGACCATCAAACGCAAATCTCAAATATCGGCCCAATACATGCCACATTCAAAATCTCAAATCTCAAAATATTTGTAATTTCGTTAAAAAAATCTCATAAATAAAACCAAATCTCTCGCTCGCTCACATAATTCCGACTCTCACAAAACCCCCAAAATCCGAAAACGACAGAAAACTCAACCCCTAACCCTAGATTTCCCGATGACCAGCGACGCCCAGGACTCGCATCGCAAGCACCGCGGTGCCTCTTCCGATGACGAAGAGGCCGTCGAGAAGTCGTCCAAGCGCCACAAGCACCGCCACCACCGCCGCCACCATCGTCACCGTCACGGCAGCAAAAAGCGCGAAGAGGAGACCAAGGCCGTCGTCGACGATGTCGAAGCTCCTCCACCGCCGCCTGTTGAGTTATATGATTCCGGTGTCAATGGTTCTATGCCGGTTGAAGACGTGGAGGAAGGCGAAATTCTCGACGAGGAGGGTGTCGGTGGTCGCGATGATGGGGTTTCCAATGCGGAGTCTGGTGAAATT
The nucleotide sequence above comes from Malus sylvestris chromosome 16, drMalSylv7.2, whole genome shotgun sequence. Encoded proteins:
- the LOC126607480 gene encoding heavy metal-associated isoprenylated plant protein 25-like, with the translated sequence MARKYCCMVMRLNIDCDACRRKVRRILLNMKVIETHLVEKQQCKVSVCGRFVPADVAIKLGKKMNRRVEVMEIQESDGSNEQMEQRAMITTSRPHQLYCY